Proteins from a genomic interval of Streptomyces fodineus:
- a CDS encoding alpha/beta hydrolase, whose translation MPVLPGAEPYRHEGGEVGVLLCHGFTGSPQSLRPWAEHHAAHGLTVSLPLLPGHGTRWEDMQVTGWQDWYAEVDRELRLLAGRCSQVFVAGLSMGGALALRLAARHGGRVRGVVLVNPANKVHGLSAYALPVARHLVRTTKGIASDIAKEGAAELGYDRVPLHAAHSLRVFLRRLDGELPQVTQPLLLLRSAQDHVVPAADSARVLSRVSSMDVTEVVLEQSYHVATLDQDADRIFEESLAFLGRLAPSLGKEGTATGG comes from the coding sequence GTGCCGGTCCTCCCCGGAGCCGAGCCGTACCGCCACGAGGGCGGGGAAGTGGGGGTACTCCTCTGCCACGGCTTCACCGGCTCGCCCCAGTCGCTGCGCCCCTGGGCGGAGCACCACGCCGCGCACGGCCTGACCGTGTCGTTGCCGCTGCTGCCCGGCCATGGCACCCGCTGGGAGGACATGCAGGTCACGGGCTGGCAGGACTGGTATGCGGAGGTGGACCGCGAGCTGCGCCTGCTGGCCGGGCGCTGCTCGCAGGTGTTCGTCGCGGGCCTGTCCATGGGCGGCGCGCTGGCGCTCAGGCTGGCCGCCCGACACGGCGGGCGGGTGCGGGGCGTCGTACTCGTCAACCCGGCGAACAAGGTGCACGGCCTGTCGGCGTACGCCCTTCCGGTGGCCCGGCATCTCGTGCGCACGACGAAGGGCATCGCCAGCGACATCGCCAAGGAGGGCGCCGCCGAGCTGGGCTACGACCGGGTGCCGCTGCACGCGGCGCACTCGCTGCGGGTGTTCCTGCGCCGGCTGGACGGCGAGCTGCCCCAGGTGACCCAGCCGTTGCTGCTGCTGCGCAGCGCCCAGGACCATGTGGTCCCGGCGGCCGACTCGGCCCGGGTGCTGAGCCGGGTGTCGTCCATGGACGTGACGGAGGTCGTGCTGGAACAGAGCTACCACGTGGCGACGTTGGACCAGGATGCGGACCGGATCTTCGAGGAGAGCCTCGCCTTCCTGGGCCGGCTCGCACCCAGTCTCGGCAAGGAAGGGACGGCCACAGGTGGCTGA
- a CDS encoding trp operon leader peptide, which produces MFALSIQNWWWTASPAAR; this is translated from the coding sequence ATGTTCGCGCTTTCGATCCAGAACTGGTGGTGGACCGCTTCTCCGGCGGCCCGCTGA
- a CDS encoding response regulator — translation MSEQQDPIKVMVVDDHPMWRDAVARDLSESGFEVVATAGDGEQAVRRAKAAAPDVLVLDLNLPAKPGVQVCRELVGHNPALRVLVLSASGEHADVLEAVKSGATGYLLKSASTEELLDAVRRTAVGDPVFTPGLAGLVLGEYRRLASEPAPAPDTDEPGAPRLTDRETEVLRLVAKGLSYKQIAERLVISHRTVQNHVQNTLGKLQLHNRVELVRYAIERGLDDE, via the coding sequence ATGAGCGAGCAGCAGGACCCGATCAAGGTCATGGTGGTGGACGACCACCCCATGTGGCGCGACGCGGTCGCCCGGGACCTGAGCGAGTCCGGCTTCGAGGTGGTCGCCACCGCCGGCGACGGCGAACAGGCGGTCCGCCGCGCCAAGGCCGCCGCCCCCGACGTCCTCGTGCTGGACCTCAACCTCCCGGCCAAGCCCGGTGTCCAGGTGTGCAGGGAACTGGTCGGCCACAACCCGGCGTTGCGCGTCCTCGTCCTCTCCGCGAGCGGTGAGCACGCCGACGTCCTGGAGGCGGTCAAGTCCGGCGCGACCGGCTATCTGCTGAAGTCGGCCTCCACCGAGGAGCTGCTGGACGCGGTGCGCCGTACCGCCGTCGGCGACCCGGTGTTCACGCCGGGCCTCGCCGGGCTCGTCCTCGGTGAGTACCGCCGTCTGGCCTCCGAGCCCGCGCCCGCCCCCGACACCGACGAGCCCGGCGCGCCCCGGCTGACGGACCGGGAGACCGAGGTGCTGCGGCTGGTCGCCAAGGGCCTGAGCTACAAGCAGATCGCCGAACGCCTCGTCATCTCCCACCGCACGGTCCAGAACCATGTGCAGAACACCCTCGGCAAGCTCCAACTGCACAACAGGGTCGAGCTGGTGCGGTACGCCATAGAGCGCGGCCTCGACGACGAGTAG
- the macS gene encoding MacS family sensor histidine kinase: MPRRERVMRMSVELPLWRALAGYRVLTMLYAIGLGATRYHLFQRPWVAVCFFAVLFVWTLATLPRVRNAASCTKRFLAADLTIALTGVLLTPLADSHQRIAGGPTLPSIWTGGAVLAFAIKGGWRWAAAACTPVALANLIERGHPARDTVHSLILVWVASIAIGYVVEVARASERTLARALEIEAATRERERLARDIHDGVLQVLAMVQRRGAVIGGEAAELGRLAGEQEVALRTLVSGGLVPVSRVSEDAAAGAVVRAVDEPDDEGPVDLRSLLASCAGSRVSLAEPGAPVRLPRPAARELAAAVGAALDNVRRHAGPEARAWILVEDEPDEVVVTVRDDGPGIPEGRLAQAAGEGRLGVAQSIRGRLRDLGGSAELISVPGQGTEVELKVPKTVKAERR, translated from the coding sequence ATGCCCAGGCGTGAGCGTGTGATGAGGATGTCGGTCGAGCTGCCGCTGTGGCGCGCGCTCGCCGGCTACCGCGTCCTGACCATGCTGTACGCCATCGGTCTGGGCGCCACCAGGTACCACCTCTTCCAGCGCCCCTGGGTCGCCGTCTGCTTTTTCGCCGTCCTGTTCGTCTGGACCCTCGCCACCCTGCCGAGGGTGCGCAACGCGGCGAGCTGCACCAAGCGCTTCCTGGCCGCCGACCTGACCATCGCCCTCACCGGCGTCCTGCTCACCCCGCTCGCCGACAGCCACCAGCGGATCGCGGGCGGCCCCACGCTGCCGTCGATATGGACCGGCGGCGCGGTGCTGGCCTTCGCGATCAAGGGCGGCTGGCGCTGGGCGGCCGCCGCCTGCACGCCGGTCGCCCTGGCCAACCTGATCGAACGCGGCCATCCCGCCCGGGACACCGTGCACAGCCTGATCCTCGTCTGGGTGGCCTCGATCGCCATCGGCTACGTCGTGGAGGTCGCCCGCGCCTCCGAACGCACCCTCGCCCGCGCCCTGGAGATCGAGGCCGCGACCCGGGAGCGGGAGCGGCTGGCCCGGGACATCCACGACGGCGTCCTGCAGGTGCTGGCGATGGTGCAGCGGCGCGGCGCGGTGATCGGCGGCGAGGCGGCGGAGCTGGGGCGGCTCGCGGGGGAGCAGGAGGTGGCCCTGCGCACGCTGGTCTCCGGCGGTCTGGTGCCGGTCTCCCGGGTGTCGGAGGACGCCGCCGCCGGGGCGGTCGTACGCGCGGTGGACGAGCCCGACGACGAGGGCCCGGTCGACCTGCGCTCCCTGCTCGCGTCCTGCGCGGGTTCCCGGGTGAGTCTGGCCGAGCCCGGTGCGCCGGTGCGGCTGCCCCGGCCGGCCGCGCGGGAGCTGGCCGCCGCGGTGGGCGCCGCCCTGGACAACGTACGCAGGCACGCGGGCCCCGAGGCGCGGGCCTGGATCCTGGTCGAGGACGAGCCGGACGAGGTCGTCGTCACCGTCCGGGACGACGGGCCCGGCATCCCCGAGGGCCGGCTCGCCCAGGCCGCGGGCGAGGGCCGGCTCGGGGTCGCCCAGTCGATCCGGGGCCGGCTGCGCGACCTGGGCGGCAGCGCCGAGCTGATCTCCGTCCCCGGGCAGGGCACGGAAGTGGAACTGAAGGTACCGAAGACCGTGAAGGCGGAGCGTCGATGA
- a CDS encoding anthranilate synthase family protein: MNLMDLLSDPRPFALLRRRIPGRAKHPVEVLLGPVTSHDRLADLPGQGLALVPFRQIRERGFDVRDDGTPLLVLTPEESYEIPLDVALSRLPAHEVRVEGGGFDVGDEAYGEIVARVLDEEIGRGEGANFVIRRTYEGEIPGFARADALALFRRLLEGERGAYWTFVVHTGDRTLVGASPEVHVRMSGGTVVMNPISGTYRYPAEGPTPEHLLSFLADGKEVEELSMVVDEELKMMCTVGDMGGVVVGPRLKEMAHLAHTEYELRGRSSLDVREVLKETMFAATVTGSPVQNACRVIERHEVGGRGYYGGALALLGRDSGGAQTLDSPILIRTADISCAGHLRVPVGATLVRGSDPASEVAETHAKAAGVLAALGVRPSRPRAERERPRLADDPRVRAALDGRRAALAPFWLRMQERHEAQGGHALVVDGEDTFTAMLAHVLRSGGLEVTVRRYDEPELRAAVLAHEGPVVLGPGPGDPADLADPKMRLLRELTATVIREHRHGVLGVCLGHELIAAELGLDIVRKEVPYQGAQTTIDLFGRPETVGFYNSFVARCDDGAARELAAHGIEVSREANGEVHALRGSGFAGVQFHPESILSLNGAAVVRELVGRLPGGCRPQTPAPDVADLR; the protein is encoded by the coding sequence GTGAACCTCATGGACCTGTTGTCCGATCCCCGTCCCTTCGCCCTGCTCCGCCGCCGCATCCCCGGCCGGGCAAAGCACCCGGTGGAGGTGCTGCTCGGCCCGGTGACCAGCCACGACCGGCTCGCCGACCTGCCCGGCCAGGGCCTCGCGCTCGTGCCGTTCCGGCAGATCCGCGAGCGCGGCTTCGACGTCCGCGACGACGGCACCCCGCTGCTGGTGCTGACGCCCGAGGAGTCGTACGAGATCCCGCTCGACGTCGCGCTGTCCCGGCTCCCGGCGCATGAGGTGCGGGTGGAGGGCGGCGGCTTCGACGTCGGCGACGAGGCGTACGGCGAGATCGTCGCCCGGGTGCTGGACGAGGAGATCGGCCGGGGCGAGGGCGCGAACTTCGTGATCCGGCGCACCTACGAGGGCGAGATCCCGGGGTTCGCCCGCGCCGACGCGCTCGCGCTGTTCCGGCGGCTGCTGGAGGGCGAGCGGGGCGCGTACTGGACGTTCGTCGTGCACACCGGGGACCGCACGCTGGTGGGCGCCAGTCCGGAGGTGCACGTGCGGATGTCCGGCGGGACGGTCGTCATGAACCCGATCAGTGGCACGTACCGCTATCCCGCCGAGGGGCCGACGCCCGAGCATCTGCTCTCCTTCCTCGCCGACGGCAAGGAGGTCGAGGAACTGTCGATGGTCGTCGACGAGGAACTGAAGATGATGTGCACCGTCGGCGACATGGGCGGGGTGGTCGTCGGGCCGCGGCTGAAGGAGATGGCCCACCTCGCGCACACCGAGTACGAGCTGCGCGGCAGGTCCTCTCTGGATGTGCGGGAGGTGCTGAAGGAGACCATGTTCGCCGCGACGGTGACCGGGTCGCCGGTGCAGAACGCGTGCCGGGTGATCGAGCGCCATGAGGTGGGCGGGCGGGGCTACTACGGGGGTGCGCTGGCGCTGCTGGGGCGGGACTCCGGGGGCGCGCAGACCCTGGACTCCCCGATCCTGATCCGCACCGCCGACATCTCCTGCGCGGGACACCTGCGCGTCCCGGTCGGCGCCACGCTGGTGCGGGGCTCGGACCCGGCGAGCGAGGTCGCGGAGACGCACGCGAAGGCGGCGGGCGTGCTGGCGGCCCTCGGGGTACGGCCGTCCCGGCCGCGCGCGGAGCGGGAGCGGCCGCGGCTGGCCGACGACCCCCGGGTGCGCGCGGCGCTGGACGGCCGGCGGGCCGCGCTCGCGCCCTTCTGGCTGCGGATGCAGGAGCGGCACGAGGCGCAGGGCGGCCATGCCCTCGTCGTCGACGGCGAGGACACCTTCACCGCGATGCTGGCGCATGTGCTGCGCTCGGGCGGTCTGGAGGTGACGGTACGGCGGTACGACGAACCGGAACTGCGGGCGGCCGTCCTCGCGCACGAGGGCCCGGTGGTGCTCGGCCCCGGACCGGGCGACCCGGCCGACCTCGCCGACCCGAAGATGCGGCTCCTGCGGGAGCTGACCGCCACGGTGATCCGTGAGCACCGGCACGGGGTGCTGGGCGTCTGCCTGGGCCATGAACTGATCGCGGCCGAGCTGGGACTGGACATCGTCCGCAAGGAGGTGCCGTACCAGGGGGCGCAGACCACCATCGACCTGTTCGGGCGGCCCGAGACCGTCGGCTTCTACAACAGCTTCGTCGCCCGCTGCGACGACGGGGCGGCCCGGGAGCTGGCCGCGCACGGCATCGAGGTGAGCCGGGAAGCGAACGGGGAGGTGCACGCCCTGCGCGGCTCCGGTTTCGCGGGAGTGCAGTTCCACCCGGAGTCGATCCTCAGCCTGAACGGGGCCGCGGTGGTACGGGAACTGGTCGGTCGGCTGCCTGGGGGCTGCCGCCCCCAGACCCCTGCTCCGGATGTCGCCGACCTGCGCTGA
- a CDS encoding TetR/AcrR family transcriptional regulator, producing MPRDTLTQEQIVRTAVELLDDEGLDGLNMRSLGKRLGAAATAVYWHVKNKDDLVLLAADRVWHEVELPELDAADWRGAATAMADRLHAMLLRHPWLVQAIGSHLLYGTGKARYDDRLLGVFETAGFAPLEADRAAGAVVTYVLGNALGAAATASLSRKLRLAGQDAEGMLSETLAGAAQAAEPFPRLRARLDTPAATGYAEAPDGTYAAGLRALLDGLRPGGTDTVPGS from the coding sequence ATGCCGCGCGACACCCTCACCCAGGAACAGATCGTCCGGACCGCCGTGGAGCTGCTGGACGACGAGGGCCTCGACGGCCTGAACATGCGCAGCCTGGGCAAACGGCTGGGAGCCGCGGCGACCGCCGTCTACTGGCATGTGAAGAACAAGGACGACCTCGTACTGCTCGCCGCCGACCGGGTGTGGCACGAGGTGGAGCTGCCGGAGCTCGACGCGGCCGACTGGCGGGGCGCGGCCACGGCGATGGCCGACCGGCTGCACGCGATGCTCCTGCGGCATCCGTGGCTGGTGCAGGCGATCGGCTCCCATCTGCTCTACGGCACCGGCAAGGCGCGTTACGACGACCGTCTCCTCGGGGTGTTCGAGACCGCCGGGTTCGCGCCGCTGGAGGCTGACCGGGCCGCCGGTGCGGTGGTGACGTACGTGCTGGGCAACGCACTGGGCGCCGCGGCGACGGCGTCCCTGTCACGGAAGCTACGGCTGGCCGGGCAGGACGCGGAGGGGATGCTCTCCGAGACTCTGGCCGGGGCGGCACAGGCGGCGGAGCCGTTTCCGCGACTGCGGGCCCGGCTCGATACGCCGGCGGCCACGGGGTACGCCGAGGCGCCGGACGGTACGTATGCGGCGGGGCTGCGGGCACTGCTGGACGGGCTGCGGCCGGGCGGTACGGACACCGTGCCCGGCAGCTAG
- a CDS encoding 6-phosphofructokinase yields the protein MRVGVLTGGGDCPGLNAVIRGIVRKGVQEYGYDFVGFRDGWRGPLEGDTVRLDIPAVRGILPRGGTILGSSRTNPLKAENGIRRIKDNLAKLDVQALIAIGGEDTLGVAARLSDEYGVPCVGVPKTIDNDLSATDYTFGFDTAVNIATEAIDRLHTTAESHMRVLVVEVMGRHAGWIAIHSGLAGGANVILIPEQRFDVEQVCAWVTSRFRASYAPIVVVAEGAMPKDGDMVLKDGTLDSFGHVRLSGVGEWLAKEIESRTGKEARTTVLGHVQRGGTPSAFDRWLATRFGLHAIDCVHDGDFGKMVALRATDIVRVPLAEATARLKTVDPKLYEEVGVFFG from the coding sequence ATGCGGGTCGGAGTACTGACCGGAGGCGGCGACTGCCCCGGGCTCAACGCCGTCATCCGGGGCATCGTCCGCAAGGGCGTGCAGGAATACGGCTATGACTTCGTCGGCTTCCGGGACGGCTGGCGAGGCCCCCTCGAAGGCGACACCGTCCGTCTCGACATCCCCGCCGTGCGCGGCATCCTGCCCCGCGGCGGCACCATCCTCGGCTCCTCGCGCACCAACCCCCTCAAGGCGGAGAACGGCATCCGCCGGATCAAGGACAACCTCGCCAAGCTGGACGTCCAGGCCCTCATCGCGATCGGCGGCGAGGACACCCTGGGGGTCGCCGCGCGGCTGTCCGACGAGTACGGGGTGCCCTGCGTCGGGGTGCCCAAGACGATCGACAACGACCTGTCCGCCACCGACTACACCTTCGGCTTCGACACCGCCGTCAACATCGCAACCGAAGCCATCGACCGGCTGCACACCACCGCCGAGTCCCACATGCGGGTCCTGGTCGTGGAGGTGATGGGCCGGCACGCCGGCTGGATCGCCATCCACTCGGGGCTGGCCGGCGGTGCCAACGTCATCCTCATCCCCGAGCAGCGCTTCGACGTCGAGCAGGTCTGCGCCTGGGTGACCTCCCGCTTCCGGGCGTCGTACGCGCCGATCGTGGTCGTCGCCGAGGGCGCCATGCCGAAGGACGGCGACATGGTGCTCAAGGACGGGACACTGGACTCCTTCGGGCACGTCCGGCTCTCCGGGGTCGGCGAGTGGCTGGCCAAGGAGATCGAGAGCCGCACCGGCAAGGAGGCCCGCACCACCGTCCTCGGCCACGTCCAGCGCGGCGGCACCCCCAGCGCCTTCGACCGCTGGCTCGCCACCCGCTTCGGCCTGCACGCCATCGACTGCGTCCACGACGGCGACTTCGGCAAGATGGTCGCCCTGCGCGCCACCGACATCGTCCGCGTCCCTCTCGCCGAGGCCACGGCCAGGCTGAAGACGGTGGATCCGAAGCTGTACGAGGAGGTCGGGGTGTTCTTCGGCTGA
- a CDS encoding lysophospholipid acyltransferase family protein → MKVAIGGPLKVAFRPWVDGLENIPAEGPAILASNHLSFSDSFFLPAVLDRKVTFIAKAEYFTTPGVKGRLTAAFFKGVGQLPVDRSGARGAGEAAIKSGIEVLERGELFGIYPEGTRSPDGRLYRGKPGGLARVALATGAPVIPVAMIDTEKIQPPGKVMPKLMRPGIRIGKPLDFSRYQGMEHDRFVLRALTDEVMYEIMKLSGQEYVDMYATAAKRQIAEAAKAAKEAEKKEAEKKKAEA, encoded by the coding sequence ATGAAGGTCGCCATCGGGGGACCCCTGAAGGTTGCTTTCAGACCCTGGGTGGACGGCCTGGAGAACATACCGGCCGAAGGCCCCGCCATTCTGGCGAGCAATCATCTGTCCTTCTCGGACTCCTTCTTCCTGCCCGCGGTCCTGGACCGCAAGGTCACCTTCATCGCGAAGGCCGAGTACTTCACCACCCCCGGTGTGAAGGGCCGGCTGACCGCGGCCTTCTTCAAGGGCGTCGGACAGCTCCCGGTGGACCGCTCCGGGGCGCGCGGCGCCGGTGAGGCCGCGATCAAGAGCGGCATAGAGGTGCTGGAGCGCGGCGAGTTGTTCGGTATCTACCCCGAGGGCACCCGCTCGCCCGACGGCCGGCTCTACCGGGGCAAGCCCGGCGGCCTCGCGCGCGTGGCGCTCGCCACCGGCGCACCGGTCATCCCCGTCGCGATGATCGACACCGAGAAGATCCAGCCGCCCGGCAAGGTGATGCCGAAGCTGATGCGGCCCGGCATCCGCATCGGCAAGCCGCTGGACTTCAGCCGCTACCAGGGCATGGAGCACGACCGCTTCGTGCTGCGCGCCCTGACCGACGAGGTCATGTACGAGATCATGAAGCTCTCCGGCCAGGAGTACGTCGACATGTACGCGACGGCGGCCAAGCGGCAGATCGCGGAGGCGGCGAAGGCGGCCAAGGAGGCCGAGAAGAAGGAAGCCGAGAAGAAGAAGGCAGAGGCTTAA